The following DNA comes from Thermococcus piezophilus.
CAAGCGCCTCTTTCCCGGTATTGAGGTGTACGTCGCCGCCAAGGAGGGATGATAATCAACGACGCCACCGTGGAAGAATTGTTGGAGGCGGGGTTCAACAGGTTTTCACATGTGAGTTCAACCGGATCTCGTCTTCCAGGAACGCCATTGGAATATGCGTCAGAGGACTTTATAGAGCTCGTTAATATGGCTGACGTTACAATCGCCAAGGGACAGGCAAACTTCGAAACGTTAAGTGAACTCCGGGATTGAGGATATTTTTCCTTCTCAAGGCCAAATGTTTGCCCATAGCAAGGGAGCTGAACGTTCCTGAAGGTTCCGCCATGTCCATTGGGTGGCTTTAATAGACAATTGTCGATATT
Coding sequences within:
- a CDS encoding ARMT1-like domain-containing protein, with protein sequence MIINDATVEELLEAGFNRFSHVSSTGSRLPGTPLEYASEDFIELVNMADVTIAKGQANFETLSELRD